One Colias croceus chromosome 7, ilColCroc2.1 genomic window carries:
- the LOC123693405 gene encoding protein jim lovell-like isoform X1, translated as MGSEHYCLRWNNHQSNLLGVFSQLLQDESLVDVTLACSEGASIRAHKVVLSACSSYFRSLFVDHPSRHPIVILKDVGLEELRTLVDFMYKGEVNVQYCQLPALLKTAESLQVKGLAEMTTLSAAGVDTRNVSEPMEECQAQNSSESAEPIERLHERESRDKDDRHDVKETRERENKDIRETIRDTRDSRDIRESRDRDRDLREPRDLIREREPRELRDVRDHRELRDTREPRDLRDLRDLRDTRDAPETSPPRISPLLSVRRFRQESSLETSTPTHPPIPKDEPPDEPMRPLSPEDDTVSIRSNGANDNIGINMTINSHSGLGPRYSPVEQRLSVLNALPHPGLPLHSHTSLPSPRNEPIAGPSGLPPVQQVPLSLKKETDWDRSNEDKGGGESSSEYRLQHESMCLDMSCGSASIPSPIPPRSPTALPLWSPLLALQACRIRRYLSDDCMTYQNRHLLHSERRRCGVCLASFPSSWLLERHAALQHASQSACEDKPFVCEQCGQSYRYRSAYVKHREQNHRARLPADKLFTCDVCGMQFRYLKSFKKHRLNHTLERLHTKNTDPPEGMEPVSSTNEVLIGQCGEMDLSLKKRNRVEATRSPPIEIIGDAEQDSTVDSNGPTDSIVTVDDSTDCRNSSAESETRREEDAVPGERKRVPVSFASVSSIADSSESESRGDSSKHETSSSHSGILGFLQSDDKQRDRERRFACPFCGKCVRSKENLKLHVRKHTGERPFVCLFCGRAFGGKSDLTRHLRIHTGERPYHCEACGKCFARADYLSKHLTTHVHNAR; from the exons GTAGTACTTTCCGCGTGTTCGTCGTACTTCCGATCGCTGTTCGTGGACCACCCTTCGCGCCACCCCATAGTGATCCTGAAGGACGTAGGCTTGGAGGAGCTCCGAACACTAGTCGACTTCATGTATAAGGGCGAGGTCAACGTCCAGTACTGCCAACTCCCCGCTCTCCTTAAAACTGCTGAGAGCCTTCAG gtaaaaGGATTAGCTGAGATGACTACATTAAGTGCGGCAGGCGTTGACACAAGGAATGTTTCTGAACCGATGGAGGAGTGTCAAGCCCAAAACTCAAGTGAATCCGCAGAACCCATAGAAAGATTACACGAGAGAGAATCTCGTGATAAAGATGATAGGCATGACGTAAAGGAAACCAGAGAGAGGGAGAACAAAGATATTAGAGAAACCATCAGAGACACGCGCGATTCTAGGGACATACGGGAATCAAGAGATAGGGACCGTGATTTAAGAGAACCGCGCGACTTAATACGAGAAAGAGAACCCCGCGAACTGAGAGATGTGCGGGACCATAGAGAATTACGCGACACCAGAGAGCCCAGGGACTTGAGGGATCTCAGAGATCTCCGCGACACCCGCGATGCCCCTGAAACATCGCCGCCGAGGATATCACCTTTGCTTTCTGTACGAAGGTTTCGGCAAGAATCGTCGTTAGAGACTTCTACACCCACGCATCCTCCCATACCAAAAGATGAACCACCTGATGAACCTATGCGGCCTCTGTCGCCAGAAGACGACACAGTGTCCATTAGATCTAATGGTGCTAATGATAATATTG GCATCAACATGACGATAAACAGCCACAGCGGCCTTGGCCCGCGATATTCTCCAGTGGAGCAAAGACTGAGTGTGCTGAACGCACTACCACACCCCGGCCTGCCGTTACACTCGCATACTTCTCTGCCGAGCCCTAGAAACGAACCGATCGCAGGACCATCTGGATTACCCCCTGTTCAACAAGTACCTTTG tcATTAAAGAAAGAAACTGATTGGGACAGAAGCAATGAGGATAAAGGTGGCGGagaatcatcttcagaatATCGACTGCAACACGAATCG atgTGTTTAGATATGTCATGTGGGTCGGCGAGCATCCCTAGTCCCATTCCACCTCGAAGCCCGACCGCTCTACCGCTGTGGTCCCCTTTGCTGGCTCTACAAGCCTGTCGAATTCGGAGATATCTCAGCGACGATTGCATGACTTACCAAAACCGACACTTGTTGCACTCCGAGAGACGCCGCTGCGGAGTGTGTCTCGCCTCATTCCCATCTTCGTGGCTACTTGAACGTCATGCGGCCCTCCAGCACGCTTCTCAGTCTGCGTGCGAAGATAAGCCGTTCGTCTGTGAACAATGTGGACAGAGTTACAGGTATCGATCCGCCTACGTTAAGCATCGAGAACAAAACCACAGGGCGCGCCTGCCAGCCGACAAGCTGTTTACGTGCGACGTGTGCGGTATGCAATTTCGCTATTTGAAATCTTTCAAAAAGCATCGTCTCAACCATACTTTGGAAAGACTGCACACGAAGAACACTGATCCTCCTGAAGGAATGGAACCGGTCTCTAGCACAAACGAAGTCCTAATAGGCCAATGTGGTGAGATGGATCTTTCTCTCAAAAAGAGGAACAGAGTTGAAGCAACTAGATCTCCGCCAATTGAAATTATTGGTGACGCAGAACAAGACAGCACGGTGGATTCGAACGGACCGACTGATTCAATCGTAACAGTGGATGATTCGACCGATTGTAGAAATTCCAGCGCTGAAAGTGAAACTAGACGGGAGGAAGACGCCGTTCCCGGGGAAAGAAAACGCGTACCCGTGTCGTTCGCTAGCGTTAGCTCCATCGCTGACAGCTCTGAAAGCGAATCCAGGGGCGACAGTTCGAAACACGAAACTTCTAGTTCACATTCCGGAATACTGGGCTTCTTGCAAAGCGACGACAAACAACGAGACAGAGAGAGGCGGTTCGCGTGCCCGTTCTGCGGGAAATGTGTGAGGTCAAAGGAGAATCTGAAATTGCACGTTCGTAAGCATACAGGGGAGCGTCCGTTCGTGTGCCTGTTCTGCGGGCGGGCGTTCGGGGGCAAGAGCGACCTGACGCGGCACCTGCGCATCCACACGGGCGAGCGGCCCTACCACTGCGAGGCGTGCGGGAAATGCTTCGCGCGGGCCGACTACCTCTCCAAGCATCTCACCACGCACGTTCACAATGCACGTTGA
- the LOC123693405 gene encoding protein bric-a-brac 1-like isoform X2 yields the protein MGSEHYCLRWNNHQSNLLGVFSQLLQDESLVDVTLACSEGASIRAHKVVLSACSSYFRSLFVDHPSRHPIVILKDVGLEELRTLVDFMYKGEVNVQYCQLPALLKTAESLQVKGLAEMTTLSAAGVDTRNVSEPMEECQAQNSSESAEPIERLHERESRDKDDRHDVKETRERENKDIRETIRDTRDSRDIRESRDRDRDLREPRDLIREREPRELRDVRDHRELRDTREPRDLRDLRDLRDTRDAPETSPPRISPLLSVRRFRQESSLETSTPTHPPIPKDEPPDEPMRPLSPEDDTVSIRSNGANDNIGINMTINSHSGLGPRYSPVEQRLSVLNALPHPGLPLHSHTSLPSPRNEPIAGPSGLPPVQQVPLSLKKETDWDRSNEDKGGGESSSEYRLQHESEYEGPGRGRIDEGERAYPCIHCGAAFPHQSKLTRHILTTHTLDTLKYRDAIMGRPLGLPMIGQFSEPTYLSMPTEESPIDLDIGPVEPGNVVLCKFCGKSFPDVSSLIAHLPVHTGDRPFKCEFCGKAFKLRHHMKDHCRVHTGERPFRCVLCGKTFSRSTILKAHEKTHYPKYARKFLSPSPVDTEEESPHQ from the exons GTAGTACTTTCCGCGTGTTCGTCGTACTTCCGATCGCTGTTCGTGGACCACCCTTCGCGCCACCCCATAGTGATCCTGAAGGACGTAGGCTTGGAGGAGCTCCGAACACTAGTCGACTTCATGTATAAGGGCGAGGTCAACGTCCAGTACTGCCAACTCCCCGCTCTCCTTAAAACTGCTGAGAGCCTTCAG gtaaaaGGATTAGCTGAGATGACTACATTAAGTGCGGCAGGCGTTGACACAAGGAATGTTTCTGAACCGATGGAGGAGTGTCAAGCCCAAAACTCAAGTGAATCCGCAGAACCCATAGAAAGATTACACGAGAGAGAATCTCGTGATAAAGATGATAGGCATGACGTAAAGGAAACCAGAGAGAGGGAGAACAAAGATATTAGAGAAACCATCAGAGACACGCGCGATTCTAGGGACATACGGGAATCAAGAGATAGGGACCGTGATTTAAGAGAACCGCGCGACTTAATACGAGAAAGAGAACCCCGCGAACTGAGAGATGTGCGGGACCATAGAGAATTACGCGACACCAGAGAGCCCAGGGACTTGAGGGATCTCAGAGATCTCCGCGACACCCGCGATGCCCCTGAAACATCGCCGCCGAGGATATCACCTTTGCTTTCTGTACGAAGGTTTCGGCAAGAATCGTCGTTAGAGACTTCTACACCCACGCATCCTCCCATACCAAAAGATGAACCACCTGATGAACCTATGCGGCCTCTGTCGCCAGAAGACGACACAGTGTCCATTAGATCTAATGGTGCTAATGATAATATTG GCATCAACATGACGATAAACAGCCACAGCGGCCTTGGCCCGCGATATTCTCCAGTGGAGCAAAGACTGAGTGTGCTGAACGCACTACCACACCCCGGCCTGCCGTTACACTCGCATACTTCTCTGCCGAGCCCTAGAAACGAACCGATCGCAGGACCATCTGGATTACCCCCTGTTCAACAAGTACCTTTG tcATTAAAGAAAGAAACTGATTGGGACAGAAGCAATGAGGATAAAGGTGGCGGagaatcatcttcagaatATCGACTGCAACACGAATCG GAGTATGAAGGGCCCGGTAGGGGGAGAATTGACGAGGGAGAGAGGGCTTATCCGTGCATACATTGCGGCGCGGCCTTCCCCCACCAGAGCAAACTGACCAGGCACATTCTGACCACGCACACGCTCGATACGTTGAAATACCGGGACGCTATCATGGGCCGGCCGCTCGGCTTGCCCATGATAGGACAGTTTAGTGAACCGACTTACTTGAGCATGCCTACGGAAGAATCGCCCATCGACCTGGATATTGGCCCCGTGGAACCCGGAAACGTCGTGTTGTGCAAGTTCTGTGGAAAGAGTTTTCCGGACGTATCGTCGCTCATAGCGCATCTCCCCGTGCACACCGGCGATCGACCGTTCAAATGTGAATTTTGTGGCAAGGCGTTTAAATTAAGGCATCATATGAAGGACCACTGTCGAGTTCACACAG gCGAACGGCCGTTTCGGTGCGTTCTGTGCGGCAAAACGTTTTCCCGGTCGACGATACTGAAGGCGCACGAGAAGACCCATTACCCGAAGTATGCTCGGAAGTTCTTGTCGCCGAGCCCGGTAGACACGGAGGAAGAGAGTCCACATCAATGA